Proteins encoded together in one Pseudoalteromonas xiamenensis window:
- a CDS encoding methionyl-tRNA formyltransferase produces MRVVFIGGVNSSAVTLHKLIEHDLDIVMVYGFEPKDTGLVSGYHNFSTLCSDNSINYTPFQKINDHINEIEKLDFDVLFVVGISQLVSEGIIDSAKVGAIGFHPTQLPKGRGRAPIAWLVDEVQDGAATFFVLEEEADSGAVFEQECFEVIEADTARSVEGKLLDAMAIALDRLLPKIKRGEWRPVPQDETLATEYAIRKPDDGLISWSLPAHKIDRLIKAASEPHPGAFTFFEENKIKILASRIENALKITGVQGRVLKVNKNEALVQSGSGLIWITPEHQYMKQLKVGHLLGYRIELEIFKLKQELQQLKSTLGDKI; encoded by the coding sequence ATGAGAGTGGTCTTTATAGGTGGTGTTAACTCAAGTGCTGTGACGTTGCATAAACTTATTGAACACGATCTTGATATTGTAATGGTTTACGGCTTCGAACCGAAAGACACGGGGTTAGTTAGCGGCTATCATAACTTTTCTACGCTGTGTTCTGACAATAGTATAAATTACACACCTTTTCAAAAAATTAATGATCACATAAATGAAATAGAAAAGCTGGATTTTGACGTATTATTTGTCGTTGGAATTTCCCAGCTAGTATCAGAGGGAATTATTGATTCAGCAAAAGTGGGTGCAATAGGATTTCACCCCACTCAACTTCCTAAGGGACGAGGTCGGGCACCAATAGCTTGGCTGGTTGATGAAGTTCAAGATGGTGCGGCGACATTTTTTGTATTAGAGGAAGAAGCTGATTCAGGCGCTGTTTTTGAGCAAGAATGTTTCGAAGTAATTGAAGCGGACACGGCTCGCTCCGTCGAGGGTAAGTTACTAGATGCTATGGCAATAGCGCTAGATCGCTTGCTTCCTAAGATTAAACGGGGAGAATGGCGCCCTGTACCTCAAGATGAAACTTTAGCTACTGAATACGCAATTAGAAAGCCTGACGATGGTCTTATCTCATGGTCATTACCTGCGCATAAAATTGACAGATTAATCAAAGCAGCATCAGAACCGCACCCTGGAGCATTTACTTTCTTTGAAGAAAATAAAATCAAGATACTTGCTTCAAGAATTGAGAATGCACTGAAAATAACTGGAGTGCAAGGCAGGGTACTAAAAGTTAATAAAAATGAAGCTCTGGTGCAAAGTGGATCTGGTTTAATTTGGATTACGCCAGAGCATCAGTATATGAAACAGCTTAAAGTTGGCCACCTTCTTGGTTACAGGATTGAATTGGAAATCTTTAAGTTAAAACAGGAATTACAGCAATTGAAGTCTACCTTGGGAGACAAAATATGA
- a CDS encoding sugar transferase → MDELGTGAEAVKRLLDFFICGVVLVLLSPLLIISVVMIKLTSKGPVFFLQERLGKDGQRFQVYKFRTMTDVARKFDVQIDNSNSEVTLFGKFARRLKIDELPQLLNVLKGDMSIVGPRPCLPSLESEFNEDGRARLLVRPGLTGLAQVNGNIYLSWEERWRLDREYVEHQSLLLDIKIILRTVMVVFLGEKWGRKA, encoded by the coding sequence ATGGATGAACTGGGTACTGGAGCAGAAGCAGTGAAAAGGTTGCTTGATTTTTTCATCTGTGGCGTCGTGCTGGTTTTACTATCGCCTTTATTAATTATATCGGTTGTTATGATAAAGTTAACAAGCAAAGGGCCTGTGTTTTTTCTCCAAGAAAGGCTCGGGAAAGATGGGCAACGATTTCAAGTATATAAATTTAGAACGATGACCGATGTCGCGAGAAAGTTTGATGTTCAGATAGACAACTCAAATAGTGAAGTCACGTTGTTCGGCAAGTTTGCTAGACGTTTGAAAATTGATGAGCTTCCTCAGCTGTTGAATGTTTTAAAAGGAGATATGTCTATTGTAGGTCCTAGGCCATGCTTACCTTCACTTGAAAGTGAGTTTAATGAAGACGGGCGTGCACGCTTACTGGTAAGACCAGGATTGACAGGGTTAGCTCAAGTTAATGGCAATATATACCTATCTTGGGAAGAACGTTGGCGGTTGGATAGAGAGTATGTTGAACACCAATCACTCTTACTGGACATTAAAATAATTTTGAGAACAGTTATGGTTGTCTTTTTGGGTGAAAAATGGGGTAGAAAAGCATGA